The Gallus gallus isolate bGalGal1 chromosome 3, bGalGal1.mat.broiler.GRCg7b, whole genome shotgun sequence genome window below encodes:
- the LOC101751384 gene encoding nematocyst expressed protein 3-like isoform X1: protein MAGSGASAGRAGSTAGASAAPPPRVRACACASSVGPARVRAPARAPSPPAGGGAPRSAPVCARVSVRVPGTQHVPARRAWEVLLASVPSAAPRPPPVAASRAVGLVPRCRLTDTALRG, encoded by the exons ATGGCGGGGAGCGGAGCGAGCGCCGGCCGCGCAGGGAGTACGGCGGGAGCGAGCGCGGCTCCGCCGCCGCGTGTGCGCGCGTGTGCGTGTGCCAGCTCCGTGGGGCCGGCGCGTGTGCGCGCCCCCGCGCGCGCCCCTTCCCCGCCCGCTGGTGGCGGCGCGCCTCGCTCCGCGCCTGTGTGTGCGCGTGTGAGTGTGCGTGTGCCCGGCACCCAGCACGTCCCGGCTCGCCGCGCCTGGGAGGTTCTCCTGGCTTCGGTTCCCAGCGCTGCGCCCCGGC CCCCCCCTGTCGCAGCCTCGAGAGCTGTCGGTTTGGTTCCGCGCTGCAGATTAACTGATACAGCGCTCCGAGGATAA